Genomic segment of Bartonella bacilliformis KC583:
CTGTTTGTTGATAAAGAAGCTGTTATGACTTTTTTAATAGATGTGTCTTTGTGAGGATTTGGGGTTGGTATAATTGCTTGATTAACAGCAGTTATCGCTGTATTGAAGTGATTAGGCTCTGCTGCAAGCGCTGTCAAAAGAGAAGAAATATCGTCTTCCAAATTTCTTGAATTCGCTTTCGCAACAGGTATAGGAGCTTTTGCACCAGTCGGTAAGTTATGGTATGTAGCAGCCGCTACCAAGCGTTTGTCAGTTTTTACAGGACTCGCTTTTGGTAGGTATTTATTTAATAAGTTAGCCATATGGATATCACGTTCGACGGATGATTTCCCTCCCATCACGACGGCAACGATGGAACGTCCTCCTAAGCGCATCGATGTTGCTAAATTAGAACCTGACATTTGTGTATATCCTGTTTTAATGCCATCAACACCTTTCATTGTTTGGACTAATTTATTATGGCTATTAATTATTTTTCCGTGAAAAACGAAACTTTTTATTTTAAAAAGTTTATATTGTTGCGGAAAATGTTCGCGCAAAGCTAATGATAAAATAGCTAAATCCTGAGCTGTGGAGTAGTTACGCGTATCCGGGAGGCCTGAAGCATTTGCAAAATTAGTGTTTATCATGCCTAATTGGCGAGCTTTAACTGTCATCATTTGAGCGAATTTTTGTTCGCTTCCTCCAAGATATTCACCAATAGCTGCTGCGACATCATTAGCTGATTTTGTAATAAGGGCTTTAGCAGCTGCTTCTACAGGAATTGTTTGGCCCGTTTTTAAGCCAATTTTTGTTGGTGGTCGTGTTGATGCATAAGCTGATATAGGGATAGGCGTGTTTGGTGCTACGCGGCGTACTTGCATGGCTTCAAAGAGCATGTACAATGTCATCATTTTTGTTAGGGAAGCCGGATATCTTCTCATAGTTGCATTGGCTTGAAACAAGGTTTTCCCTGTATTTGCATCTATAACGATAGCTGCATATTTATCGGCGTGAACGCCTTTAGGAGCAGCTTCTACCCAAGAGTAAGAAGCCACAAAAATAACAAGAAAAATTGCTGTTTTTTTATAGAATTGCGCAATTTTTTTATTGTTTATATACACGTTACTCGCCTCAAAATTTTTATTAAGATTTTTCTTATGACAGCTTATTGGGATGCATCTTAGATGAATGGGGTTACTAATT
This window contains:
- a CDS encoding D-alanyl-D-alanine carboxypeptidase, producing MYINNKKIAQFYKKTAIFLVIFVASYSWVEAAPKGVHADKYAAIVIDANTGKTLFQANATMRRYPASLTKMMTLYMLFEAMQVRRVAPNTPIPISAYASTRPPTKIGLKTGQTIPVEAAAKALITKSANDVAAAIGEYLGGSEQKFAQMMTVKARQLGMINTNFANASGLPDTRNYSTAQDLAILSLALREHFPQQYKLFKIKSFVFHGKIINSHNKLVQTMKGVDGIKTGYTQMSGSNLATSMRLGGRSIVAVVMGGKSSVERDIHMANLLNKYLPKASPVKTDKRLVAAATYHNLPTGAKAPIPVAKANSRNLEDDISSLLTALAAEPNHFNTAITAVNQAIIPTPNPHKDTSIKKVITASLSTNSGWAIQIGALPSKEQANSMLIKAKNATPENLRNASSHMQLFEKNGKRYYRARFVGFQSKKAALDTCSALKREKFNCYTVAY